The Sporosarcina luteola genome contains a region encoding:
- a CDS encoding ABC transporter ATP-binding protein has product MKTVFSFAKPYKWPIFIALFLMLTELSVELIQPLLIKKIIDDGILAEDVSVIWTWGSVMMGLAFVAFLSGAINSFFAAHAAQSFAFDLRQALFRQVQSFSMATFLRFPTAGLITRMTSDVTMVQNVLFMSLRIMMRAPLLVIGSLVMAFFVNVKLALYLVIGAPVLLIFLFVMARKGVGYFSTVQHRLDRVNRVIQENLQAVRLIKAYLRGMYEASRFSKVAGALRKDTVKAMRMMELILPVLLFIMNVSLMAVLWFGAIEIGDGNAQVGELVAIVNYAMRMTGAFSMFAFIISALSRAKASSERMEEVLLADEDLEENTMESSSIGSLEGDLRFDNVSFHYQGKPTPILDSVSFHVAPGEKLAIMGATGSGKSTLLNLIPRMFEATEGKIYVGGIEVKEWALKDLRDTIGLVPQQSILFTGSILENLSWGDSDAEPDELIEAAMKAQIHESIDLFPQKYGTRVGQKGVNLSGGQKQRLSIARALVRKPSILILDDSTSALDVKTENALWEALKGEAATMLVVTQKVQTARGADQILLLDEGKVVGYGTHADLMEQSALYRKIAESQSEEEVGADVANNS; this is encoded by the coding sequence ATGAAAACAGTTTTCTCCTTTGCAAAGCCGTATAAATGGCCGATATTCATTGCCTTATTCCTTATGCTGACCGAACTTTCGGTCGAGCTGATCCAGCCATTATTAATAAAGAAAATTATCGATGACGGCATATTGGCGGAAGATGTCAGCGTCATTTGGACATGGGGAAGCGTCATGATGGGTCTGGCGTTCGTTGCATTCTTATCCGGTGCAATCAATTCCTTCTTCGCCGCCCACGCCGCGCAAAGCTTTGCGTTCGACTTGCGGCAAGCGCTATTCCGCCAAGTGCAGTCATTTTCCATGGCGACCTTCTTACGGTTCCCGACAGCGGGTTTGATCACGCGCATGACGAGCGATGTAACGATGGTGCAAAACGTCCTGTTCATGTCGCTGCGGATCATGATGCGTGCGCCTTTGCTCGTAATCGGAAGCTTGGTCATGGCATTTTTCGTCAATGTGAAACTGGCACTCTACCTCGTCATCGGTGCGCCGGTCCTGCTCATCTTCCTCTTCGTAATGGCGAGGAAAGGAGTCGGCTATTTTTCAACGGTGCAACACAGGCTCGACCGAGTGAACCGCGTCATCCAGGAAAACCTGCAGGCGGTCCGTCTTATCAAAGCGTATTTGCGCGGAATGTACGAAGCGAGCCGATTTTCGAAAGTAGCGGGGGCCCTCCGGAAAGACACCGTCAAAGCGATGCGGATGATGGAGCTCATTTTGCCAGTCCTCTTGTTCATCATGAACGTCAGCTTGATGGCTGTCCTCTGGTTCGGTGCCATCGAAATCGGTGATGGGAACGCGCAAGTCGGGGAGCTTGTCGCAATTGTCAACTATGCAATGCGGATGACCGGCGCATTTTCAATGTTTGCATTCATCATCAGCGCATTATCTCGTGCAAAGGCATCCTCTGAGCGTATGGAGGAAGTGCTGCTTGCTGATGAGGATCTTGAAGAAAATACTATGGAAAGCTCGAGTATCGGCAGTCTGGAAGGGGATCTCCGTTTCGATAACGTTTCTTTCCATTATCAAGGAAAGCCTACACCGATTTTGGATAGTGTGTCCTTCCATGTGGCACCTGGGGAGAAGCTCGCCATCATGGGGGCAACCGGGTCGGGGAAATCGACGCTTCTCAATCTCATTCCCCGCATGTTCGAAGCGACCGAAGGGAAAATCTACGTCGGCGGAATCGAAGTGAAGGAGTGGGCGTTGAAGGACTTACGCGATACAATCGGTCTCGTTCCACAGCAATCGATCCTGTTCACGGGATCGATCCTGGAAAACCTCTCATGGGGGGACAGCGATGCGGAACCTGATGAACTGATCGAGGCGGCGATGAAAGCGCAGATCCACGAATCTATCGATTTATTCCCACAGAAGTACGGAACGCGGGTCGGACAGAAAGGGGTCAACCTATCGGGCGGGCAAAAGCAACGGCTTTCAATTGCCCGGGCACTTGTCCGGAAGCCTTCCATCCTTATCCTCGACGACAGCACGAGCGCATTGGACGTTAAAACCGAGAATGCATTGTGGGAAGCGCTGAAAGGGGAAGCGGCGACGATGCTTGTCGTCACGCAAAAAGTGCAGACGGCTAGAGGTGCGGATCAAATCCTGTTATTAGATGAAGGAAAGGTCGTCGGATATGGTACCCACGCCGATCTCATGGAGCAGTCGGCATTATACCGGAAAATAGCCGAATCCCAATCGGAAGAGGAGGTGGGCGCCGATGTTGCGAACAATTCGTAA
- a CDS encoding ABC transporter ATP-binding protein → MLRTIRKPFGYEPIIKKEDIKGPGRKKVERASDWKSVLHRIWKLVDEQRGLLILVLALVLVSSALALIGPFLIGKIIDAHIIPMEFDGLGGKIGMLIAIYAGLSLALYFQSFWMVGIAQQTIFRLRTSLFSHLQTLPVTFFDKRQHGELMSRVTNDIENVSQTLNSSFIQVFSSILTLSGTLAVMLYLSPILTLLTMIIVPVMFIAIRWITRRTGLLFKEQQQAVGQLNGMIEETISGQRIIKAFSQEERVMEEFAEKSDRLRRTGFWALTYSGFIPKVMNMLNNAAFAIVAGVGGLLALKGDGIVTIGTIVIFSEYARQFTRPLNDLSNQFNTVLSAIAGAERVFKIMDEPIEQDDATEHADTILAGDVEFRNVSFGYTVDTDGYTVDNISFHVKPGETAAFVGATGAGKTTIMQLLARFYEANEGQILIDGIPIKELPRETLRSQTAFVLQDPFLFEATVMENIRYGKLDATDEEVIAAAKEANAHSFISRLENGYDTILTADGGEISQGQKQLLSIARALVADPVLLLLDEATSSIDTVTELAIQEALDRLMEGRTSFVIAHRLNTVRKADTVYVMDQGKLIESGSQEELIEKQGVYYTMLKDSKI, encoded by the coding sequence ATGTTGCGAACAATTCGTAAACCGTTCGGATATGAACCGATCATAAAGAAAGAGGACATAAAAGGTCCTGGACGAAAGAAAGTGGAGCGTGCGAGTGACTGGAAATCGGTGCTCCACCGGATCTGGAAGCTCGTCGATGAACAGCGGGGGCTGCTCATCCTCGTGCTTGCCCTCGTGCTCGTCAGTTCTGCCCTTGCGCTAATCGGTCCATTCCTGATTGGGAAAATCATCGATGCGCATATCATCCCAATGGAATTCGATGGCTTGGGCGGAAAAATCGGCATGCTGATCGCGATTTACGCGGGATTGTCCCTTGCCCTTTATTTCCAAAGCTTCTGGATGGTCGGCATTGCACAGCAGACAATTTTCAGGCTGCGGACAAGTCTGTTTTCCCATCTGCAGACACTGCCAGTCACGTTTTTCGACAAGCGGCAGCATGGCGAATTGATGAGCCGCGTGACGAATGACATCGAAAACGTCAGCCAGACGCTGAACTCATCGTTCATCCAAGTATTCTCAAGCATTTTGACATTGTCAGGGACGCTCGCCGTGATGCTGTACCTCAGCCCGATTTTGACGTTGCTGACAATGATCATTGTTCCTGTCATGTTCATCGCGATTCGGTGGATCACCCGCCGGACGGGATTGCTGTTCAAAGAGCAGCAGCAAGCGGTCGGACAATTGAACGGGATGATTGAAGAAACGATTTCAGGACAGCGGATCATCAAGGCATTTTCGCAGGAAGAGCGGGTCATGGAGGAATTCGCGGAAAAGAGCGATCGGCTGCGCCGGACGGGCTTCTGGGCACTGACATACTCCGGGTTCATCCCAAAAGTGATGAATATGCTCAACAACGCAGCCTTCGCCATCGTGGCGGGCGTCGGGGGATTGCTTGCACTGAAGGGGGACGGAATCGTCACAATTGGTACGATCGTCATCTTTTCCGAGTACGCCCGCCAATTCACGAGGCCGCTCAATGATCTTTCCAACCAATTCAATACCGTCCTCTCGGCAATTGCGGGAGCGGAACGCGTCTTCAAAATTATGGATGAGCCGATTGAACAAGACGACGCAACGGAGCATGCGGACACAATTCTCGCAGGGGACGTCGAATTCAGGAATGTGTCATTCGGCTATACTGTCGACACGGACGGCTATACGGTCGACAACATCTCCTTCCACGTCAAACCTGGCGAGACGGCGGCTTTCGTCGGAGCGACCGGGGCAGGGAAGACGACAATCATGCAGCTTCTGGCCCGGTTCTATGAAGCGAATGAAGGGCAGATCCTCATTGACGGGATTCCCATCAAAGAACTGCCGCGCGAAACATTGCGGAGCCAGACGGCATTCGTTTTGCAGGATCCATTTTTGTTCGAAGCGACCGTCATGGAAAATATCCGGTACGGCAAGCTTGACGCCACCGACGAAGAAGTGATCGCGGCTGCAAAAGAGGCGAATGCGCATAGCTTCATCTCAAGGCTTGAAAACGGGTATGACACCATACTGACAGCGGATGGCGGCGAAATTTCACAAGGACAGAAGCAATTGCTCTCCATCGCAAGGGCGCTCGTCGCAGACCCCGTCTTGCTTTTGCTCGACGAGGCGACAAGCAGCATCGACACCGTCACCGAACTCGCAATTCAGGAAGCGCTCGACAGGCTCATGGAAGGAAGAACGAGCTTCGTCATCGCCCACAGGCTGAACACGGTCCGGAAAGCCGACACCGTCTACGTCATGGATCAAGGCAAGCTCATCGAATCCGGCAGCCAAGAAGAATTGATCGAAAAACAAGGGGTTTATTATACGATGTTGAAGGACTCGAAGATTTGA
- a CDS encoding YusW family protein: MRNNMKVVMLFLAIVLVLGACGNGGKNADNPKREDATLIYENDQSGDTLNTGDGYGFNKFDLEIEVDGKDVIDVEYEVAKGHEAKYVNKLASMNLRDQEAFNKLDPFFVKVVTGKSMDEKDVIAKIMEWFGIDTYTKFDLEIDFDDGTKMDIEDRK, from the coding sequence ATGAGGAACAATATGAAGGTCGTCATGCTCTTTTTAGCTATCGTGCTCGTCTTGGGCGCGTGCGGAAATGGGGGCAAAAATGCGGATAATCCTAAACGGGAGGATGCTACGCTTATCTATGAAAATGATCAGTCAGGCGACACGTTGAATACAGGGGACGGGTACGGCTTCAATAAGTTCGACTTGGAGATAGAGGTCGATGGGAAAGATGTCATTGACGTGGAGTATGAAGTAGCGAAAGGTCATGAGGCCAAGTATGTGAATAAGTTGGCTAGTATGAATTTGAGGGATCAGGAAGCTTTCAATAAACTGGATCCGTTTTTCGTTAAAGTAGTGACAGGGAAGAGTATGGACGAAAAAGACGTCATAGCAAAGATTATGGAGTGGTTTGGAATAGACACGTATACGAAGTTCGATTTGGAAATCGACTTTGACGATGGCACGAAGATGGATATTGAAGATAGGAAATGA
- a CDS encoding DUF2804 domain-containing protein, translating to MQHAEKELKDTVFLCDQKGMLNPEAIGFARRPFIISNLKGHFMRKKKWNYWCVFGEDLLFSAAISHMDYAAVCFVYMLDYETQRFYEKQVLLPVGRRVKMPEDVLGSVKFVNERISVQLVHLQGETHLSVTIPDFDNEVLHADLHITHPEEDDSLNVVIPRNRDRFQFTAKHHTLPTTGFVKIGEKRYDFNPDYSFAVLDYGRGVWPREAEWNWAMASQRLGGRRIGLNFGGKWTDGTGMTENAVFVDGVMTKLHEDVIFTYDKDNYMRPWHIGTKFSDDVNLTFSPFFERKSKTNAQLVQTNVNQLVGYFNGGVKLHDGSTLRIRQMLGCAEDHRAKW from the coding sequence CCGAAGCGATCGGATTTGCCCGTCGTCCGTTCATTATAAGCAATCTGAAAGGCCATTTCATGCGGAAGAAGAAATGGAATTATTGGTGTGTGTTCGGTGAGGACCTTCTATTTTCAGCGGCGATCAGCCATATGGATTATGCAGCTGTCTGTTTCGTCTACATGCTCGATTACGAGACGCAGCGCTTCTATGAGAAGCAGGTTTTGCTTCCTGTCGGGCGGAGGGTGAAGATGCCTGAAGACGTACTTGGTAGTGTAAAGTTCGTCAATGAGCGGATTTCAGTTCAGCTGGTCCATTTGCAAGGAGAAACCCATCTATCTGTGACGATACCGGACTTTGATAATGAAGTGCTCCATGCCGATCTGCATATTACGCATCCGGAAGAGGACGATTCGTTGAACGTCGTCATCCCCCGCAACCGAGATCGGTTCCAATTCACAGCGAAACATCATACATTGCCGACGACGGGATTCGTGAAGATCGGGGAGAAACGTTATGATTTCAATCCTGATTATAGCTTTGCAGTGCTGGATTACGGACGCGGCGTCTGGCCTCGCGAAGCGGAGTGGAATTGGGCGATGGCTTCCCAGCGTTTAGGCGGTCGGCGGATCGGGCTGAATTTTGGCGGTAAATGGACTGACGGTACGGGCATGACGGAAAATGCGGTGTTTGTGGACGGCGTCATGACGAAACTGCATGAGGATGTCATCTTCACGTACGACAAAGACAATTACATGCGTCCTTGGCATATCGGGACAAAGTTTTCCGACGATGTAAATTTGACTTTCTCTCCATTTTTCGAACGAAAATCAAAGACGAATGCACAGCTTGTACAAACGAACGTCAACCAACTTGTCGGCTATTTCAACGGAGGCGTCAAACTGCACGACGGTTCGACGCTCAGAATCCGGCAAATGCTCGGCTGCGCGGAAGACCACCGCGCGAAATGGTAG